DNA from Candidatus Cloacimonas acidaminovorans str. Evry:
ATTACAATGATGAATTTGCAATCAGGTTTTGTAAATCTGCTCGCCCCAATCTTAGCAATACAATTCTCTCTCTTTCAAACTTAAGAAAAGTTGATGACCGACCTTTTATCGTATGTGTAGTAACTCCCGATAAGAATTATATGTATCTTGCTAATTCTACATTTTTATCTAAGATAAGCCATAGCTCTCAGCTGTTGCGAACTAATAATATTAAAGGCAGCTTCAATGGATCAGATATTAAGAAAGAATTTAATGGCTATAAAAATGAACCTGATAATTTCGCTGTTTTATTCGACTTCCATAAACAATTTAGTTTTGAAGAAAATCTTGCACGTTTGGTTGAAGCTACTAATGATATTCATCCTTCCGGTAAAAATTTAGAATTAAAAGATAGTGAAATTAAACAAATTTTAGCTGCTCCTCTACGAGCTCAATCTTTTGTTAACAGTAATGAATATATTATCCTAAAAGAAGAACTTGATACTCGGGTAAAACAATATAGAACCGAAATTCTTATAGCTTCTTTAATAGAGAATAGCAATATTAGAAGCGCTGTTATAGAGTATCTTATTGCCGGAAATGACGATTCCTTGCGTAAAGAAATTATTAAATCTCTTAATTCAGGGAAAGGTTATCAATCCCTCACATCTAATAAACATTCTTTAGGTGATTATTCAAGGGAATTTGCTAATTTTCTAACTGAAACTGATGTAAAAACAAAGATAATGGTTTTAGATTCAAATCCTAAAGCTTATAATATTGATAAAATTCTGGAGTTCCTGACAAAGGAAAGGACAGTTTTTATGTTCTATTTTGTAGGCATAGACTATTTAAAAAATAGCGTAAAGACAACGCTTATATCTATGTTTCAAAAAGATCTGTGTAATTCTATTTTTATCCTTTCTCATTGGTCAGGTAGAAATTCAAGAGGGGTAACTCAGTTTGATGGTAAGGTAATTAAAAAGCTGATCTTAAATCCTGATAATTCAATAGACATTAAAAAAGCTCAAGACCTTCTAAAAAAATTAATAGAATTATAACTACATTTAGGGCATCTTACAAATAACTAATATACATATATGAACCTTTTTCTGCGCATTGTGGAAACATTTACTGATAAAATGATATTCCTTATTAGCAGATATAGTGTTTTTATTTAGTGAGAAGGTGGGCAGATACTAATTCTATTTGACAGAAAGAGGTAAGAAAAAAAGTTGGGAATAATAAGCAAGGAGATGTGTCCGAGTTGGCTGAAGGAGCACGATTGGAAATCGTGTAAACGTGTGAGCGTTTCTAGGGTTCGAATCCCTACATCTCCGCCATTTTTATTGATTTTTTTACCTGAAGGATATAAATACTCCAGCAGGAAAGCAGGTTGCCAAATTCCAATTTGCCAAAGCTCTGAAAGTTATTTATAATATCAGTGTTATGCGGATTATCAGTAGCGGCATTCGTTAGTCGCTAAAAGGAGTTTAAATATTATGAAATCAAACAAGACCGTTCTGTGGGGCTGTTTAATCTTTGTTATTGCCTTATTAGCTGCCTTTATCCTGGGTTTTATATTCACTTTTGGTTCTCACGGAGCCAAATCTGCAAAAATCCCTTCCAATGCTTGGTTATATGTAAATCCAAGTGCTTTAATTCCGGACTATAACGAGCTGGAAGAATTACGCTTTGTAAATGTTTCTTCTCCCAGTGTTCAGGAAATTTGCGCTAAAATAAAACTTGCTGCCAAAGATGAGCGTATTAAAGGAATACTTCTTCAGCCCCAAATGATTATGACCAATTATCCTGCTTTGGAAGAAATGTCTTTAGCAATAGGGACTTTTCAAAAAAGCGGCAAGCCCGTACTTGCTTTCGGAGAAAATTTCACGCAGGGGGACTATTTACTTGCTTCCTGTGCTGATAAAATTTATATGGAACCCTCTGCTTCGGCAGGTTTAGCTTTACAAGGTGTTTCCGCTAATATGCTATTCTACAAAGAGATGCTGGATAAATTAGGCATCAAAATGCACATTTTACAATCCGGTGAATATAAAGGTGCCGGTGAGCCCTTTTCGCAAACCGAGCTTAGTAAAGGCACAAGAGAAAACATAGATGCCGCTCTGTATGATATTTATAACCATTTACTTTCCCTTGTTGCACAAAACAGAAAGTTGGAGACAACCCAGGTAAAAGATATTTTTGAAAAGAGGGACGACTTCTTTTTAAGCGCTGAAAAGGCAAAAGAACTGAAATTGATTGATTACGCTATGAGTCGTGACGAAATGCTAAAAAGTTTGGGCTTGGAAGAGGATAATTTTATGAAAATTGCCAATTATTCTCCAACCGCAAAGAAGAAAGGCGATAAAATAGCTGTGGTTTATCTGAATGGAAATATTGCTCCCGTTTCGGGTTCCAATTTTGGCAGTCAAGGCATTATCAGTGAAGCAAAAGTGAAGAAGATTATCAAACAGATTCACCAGCATAAAGACATTAAAGCGGTTGTTTTAAGAATAAATAGTCCTGGTGGTTCCGCTTTGGAATCCGAGCTCATTTATCAGCAATTGCTTAAATTAAAAAGAGAATATCCTCTGGTTGTTTCAATGGGGGGAACAGCTGCTTCAGGTGGCTATTATATTTCCTGTGCTGGGGATTATTTAATAGCAGACCCGGGAACTTTAACTGGCTCTATTGGAGTAATAGGTTTAATTCCTGAAATGGCAGGATTGGGTAAAAAAATCGGAGTGCGTTCTCAGACCTTGAAATATGGCAAATTTGCCGGTGCTTTAAGTCCTTTGGAACACTATGATCCGGCTTTAATAGAATCCCTGAAACGCAGTTCCACAGCTACCTACAACGAATTTAAACAAAGGGTGATGACTGCTCGCAAAATATCCCCTGAAAATATTGAAGCCGTTGCTGAAGGACGCATTTTCAGTGCTGAAGATGCTCTTACCCATAAACTTATTGATGAAATCGGAACTTTGGATAAAGCAATTGCCAAAGCTGCAGGTCTGGCAAAAGTAACTTCATATTCCTCTGTAAATTTCCCTAAAAAGGAAAGTTATTGGGAAGCACTAAGGGAATCAGACCTCTTGAATTTGAAAGAACGGTTACAAAATAACAATGATCCTGCAACACAACTGGAAAAATATCTGAAACAGATATCTGCCACAGGTGAATGGCTGTATTTAATGCCTTATACCCTGGAGTAAAATGAAAAACAGCAGGATGGTTGATGTCCTCATCAACCAGACATAACTATCTAAAATATAATTTGGACTAAAATGAAAAAGGACTCCTATAATACAGAAATAATTGTAAATGTCCACCCCTTAGAAAAGCGGGTAGCGGTTTTGGAAGATAGCCGCCTGGTAGAACTCTTTGTGGAACGCAGAGAACAACAAAACATCGTGGGCAACATCTATAAAGGTATTGTAAAAGATGTTTTACCCGGAATGGGAGCTGCTTTTATTGAAATCGGACTGGAAAGAACCGCTTTTTTACATTATAGTGACATTGTTATGGATTTCCTGGATATTTATGAAAATGCCCTACCGCGCACGAAAGTAAATCCTGAGGACTCCTCTCAAATAGATAAACTCTTAAAACCGGGTCAGGAAATTGTGGTTCAAGTGCACAAAGGACCCATTGGTTCCAAAGGTGCACGTTTAACAGGTCAAATCTCAATTCCGGGAAAATACCTGGTGCTTTTTCCCAATAAAGATAAAATTGCTGTCTCCCGTAAGATTTATTCTCAGGCAGAACGCAGTCGTATTCGTAATCTTCTTTCCGGAATTAAAGACCCAGGATACGGTTTAATTGTTAGAACCGAAGCGGAGGGCTGTGAAGAGGATGATTTTCAAACAGAGTATAAGGCATTGATAAAGACCTGGCATTTGATTGAAAAACAAATTAAATATGCCAAAGCACCTGTTTGCGTGTTTGAGGAAAATGCTCTGGAGAACTATCTGATTCGTGATCTCTTTGGGGAAAATGTAGACCGCTTGGTTATTGACGACAAGAACTTTGCCAAACGCATTATTTCCCAACTGACAGATATTTCGCCTGAACTGATAAATAATATAGAAATTTACAGAGAGGATTCTCCTATTTTTGATGCCTGGGGAATTGAAAAGAAAATTGAAACCGTTCTGCATAGCCGTATTTATCTTCCCAGCGGAGGAAATATCAAAATTGAACAAACAGAAGCCCTGGTTGCCATTGATGTTAATACCGGAAGTTTCACCGGAAAAACCAATTATGATGAAACAGTGCGCAAAACCAATCTGGAAGCAGCCGCAGAAATTGCCCGCCAAATTCGTTTACGTGACCTTTCCGGAGTGATTATCATTGATTTTATTGATATGGTTGAGGAAAAATATAAAAACGAAGTGCTGGAAATGCTGAAAAAAGGTTTGCGCCGAGACCGTGCCAAAAATAAGGTCTATTCTTTTACAGAGCTTGGACTTGTGGAAGTTACCCGTAAAAGAATGCGCAATACCTTAATCTCCAATTTTTCTGATCCCTGTCCTTTTTGTAACGGAAGCGGACGCATTTTAAGCAAGGACTCTGTTATTATGCGTATTTACCGGTGGCTGAACCGCAGCGATTATTTCATTAAAGATAAGAACTTACGCATTGTAGTTAATCCCGATTTGTTAAACCATATCAAACAGCATAACGAGGACTTTACTGCATACAAAGAACAGATTGAATTCACTTCCGATCCTTCCATTAGAATAGATCAATTTAAGGTATATCTGCTTCCTGGACTGGAAGATATAACATCCAAGTTTTCATAGTGCACTTTTCACACAATTTTCACTTTTATAGTTTTGGCAATTCTTCTATCCAAAACATATCTGGCATCGCCAACAGCCACAACTACATTCGGTTCATCATCATCGTTGCGGAACATAGAAATTTGCGCTCCAATATATAAGCCCCTTTCAATTATTTTCAGGTTATTATTATGAATAACTACAGCATTACAGCCCTCCGGTAATTGATCCAGAGGGAGGCATTGACCTGCTTTACATACACCGTGTCTTTTTCTGCCGGAAAATTTTCTGCTCCAACCCCGAATTCTTACTCTATTCCGTCTGGAAAGCATATTTACTCCCTATTTTTCGCAAAGTAATATAAATGAAGGTAAAAATAGCTCCTATAACAACAAACCAGAAGATGGACAGAACATTAAAAGCCAGTATTTGGTATATCAGGGTAGCCACCATCCAGGCAAGCAAAGTTAAGTAGACAAAAGCAAAAAGCATCCATTTAAAGCCGTGTTCCTTAAAAAGCATTGTGAGCGAGGCAGCACAGGGTGAATAGAGCAAGATAAAAACAAGATAAGCTAAAATAGAGGCATTACTGCCAAAACTGCTTTTGATATTATTTGCCAGCTGATCGCCTGAAATTTCTCCCTCTGAATTTTGGTAGAGACCCTGCAAGGTTCCAACAATTGCTTCCTTGGCAAAAAGTCCGCTGATTAAAGCTACGGATGACTGCCAGTTATCACTTTTAATTCCCATCGGCTGTAAAACAGGGGTAATCAATTTTCCTCCTAATTCCAGAATTGAGGTTTTTTCGCTATCCCTTCCTGTTGGAATTTGAATACCTTGCAGAATATTTATCAATACAATTACCAGTAAAATGGTTTTCCCGGCTCTCAACAGAAAACTTTTCAAGCGATGCCAGGTATGCATAAAAATACCGTTTATAGTAGGAATATGATAGGCAGGAAGCTCCATTACAAAATCACCCGGAGCACTCAGAAAAATGGTCTTTTTTAAGAGCAAGCCGGTTAAAACACCCATAATTATGCCAAAAAGATATAAACCAAAAATCACCAAATCCGCATACAGAGGGAAAAATAACATTACCAGAAAAGTATACACCGGAAGCTTGGCTCCGCAAGATACAAAAGGAGTTAAAATGGAGGCAAAAACCCTGTCCCGGGGATTTTCCAAAGTCCGCGTTGCCATAATTGCCGGAACGGTACAACCAAAACCTACTAATAAAGGTATAAATGCCTTACCCGGAAGCCCTATTTTCCGCATAAATTTATCCGCTATAAAAGCTGCTCTTGCCATATAACCGGAATCTTCCAAAATAGATAAACTTATGTATATGAAAAAGATAGGAGGAATAAAACTGCCAATGGTTACAATCCCTCCTCCAATTGCTTCACTTAATAAATAATTCAGCCATTGCGGAAAAGAAAGTGAACTTAACAAATTGCCCAATTGCTCTATAAACAACCAGCTGAGTATAAATTCTATGAATTTGATGCAGGGTTGGCTGAGTTTTACCGCAACCAGAAAAACCAAATACATTACAATGAAAAAAACAGGCAATCCCACAACGCTATTCAGCACAACTTTATCTACCATATCGGAAAAAGTTAACCGGCTTTTACGCTTGCGTTTCACTACATCTTTTATTAAACCGCGAATATAACCATAACGATCATCAGCAATTACAAAGGTAGGTTCTTGACCTCTATGTTTCGCTATAGCAGATATCTCTTTCTCTACAAGTGCCCTATCTTCATCCGATAAACGGGAAGTTAATTCCGCATCACCTTCAATCAATTTCAATGCCTGCCAACGACTTTTTATCAAAATATCATAGGCAATTGAAGCAGATTCGGAAAATTTACGCTGGGGAATTTTAGTTTCCGGCTCTCCTAAACCTGATTTCAAAACAATCTGCCAAATATTTTGCAAGTGCTTTTCCACTACTTCATCATAATGAATCGTTGCCGGAACGGGTGGTTGAACTAAATACTCCTCTACTTTGTCCAGAATAGGAGAAACCTCAATCCGCTTATTCAAAACCAGAGGAAAAACCGCAAAACCAAGATGAGAACTTAAATGTTCGGTATCAATATAAATTCCATTGTGCTCCGCTATATCTATCATTGAAAGACACATAATAAGAGGAGCTCCCAATTCCATCAATTGCACCGTTAAATACAGGTTGCGTTCCAGGTTGGAAGCATCTACAATATTGATGATAATATCGGGTTTTTCTGTTAAAATATAGTTGCGGGCTACCAATTCATCAGGACTTCCTCCTGCCAAAGAATAAATGCCTGGAAGATCAACAACTTCATAGATTTTGCCCTTATAATTGCATCTTCCGGATTTATGTTCAACCGTTACTCCAGGCCAATTGCCAACTGTTTGATGTGAACCGGTTAACGCATTAAAAAGGCAGGTCTTACCTACATTGGGATTGCCCGCTAAGGCAATTACAGGTCTATTTCTCATCGGATTGAGTTTCATTCTCAATTGGATTGCATTTCCAGCAAAGCCCTTTTATATTTAATTCAATTTCTTCTGGCTTAAATTTTAAGTCCTGCGCCTGCCTTTCCAGAACCGGATAAAGAGTATTTAAATCCGTTTCCATTAAGGCACCGCAATTTCTGCACAGCCAATGAATGTGTTTCGGATGACCAAAAATATGTTCATAGCGTTCTCTGCCTTCACTGCGTAAGGCATGTTGCACAAGCCCTGCATCCAATAGTAAGGGAATAGTCCGATAAACAGTTGCCAGAGAAATGGCATTGGTTTTAGCCCGAATTTTGTCATACAATTCTTCCACATTAAAATGGGTGTGCATATTGAATACTGTTTCCAGAATACAACGCCTGGGTTTGGTGAGTTTGAGTCCCTTATTGATAAGGTATTGATTGAAGATAACAGCATATTCTTCCATCTTTTTAAACCTCTTTGTATTGATAATCATTTGCAATTAAATTTAACTGGCGAATTATGTCAAGAAAAAAGGTTGAGAAGGTTGAGAGGGTTGAGAAGGTTGAGAAGGTTGAGAAGGTTGAGAAGGTTGAGAAGGTTAAGAGTGTTGAGAGAGTTTAGAGAGTTTAGAGGGTTGAGCTACATTAAAAGCCCGGAGGGCGACACAATGATGTAGAGGGTGCGTAAGCCCCTCGTTAAAATGTAAGCTCCGAGTATTTTTTACTTTTTTTCTTTATTTTTTAAAAAAGCCAGAAGGGCGACACAATGATGTAGAAGGTGCGTAAGCCCCTCGGAAAATTAAAAATCCGCGAATTCCACAAAATCTGCGTAATCTGCGTGAAACAATTTCATAAAGAACATTGTCCTCCGTTTATATTACTTTAAAAACGGAAGCCAACAAGAAATTTGAAATTGCTATAAAATGTCTCGTCTATATAACTATTATCAAATACGGGAGTGAGACCCCTTTCATATCTGAATTCACAAAGAATCTTATTGAAATCCAGACCCAGATTGAATTGGTAGCCAATAACGAAGGAAGATAATTCAGCAAATTCTTCATCTGTATAATCACCTTCTTCCTCTTCACCTAATGCTCTAATTTCCCAGCCCGAACTAACAGGAATACTGGCAGAAAATCCGGCACCGAGATATGGTTTAACAGCTGAATTGGGGAGTGGAACATTTAGGATCAAGGATACCGGTACCTGGATCATATAAATATTATGGGTAATGGTAAAAGGGACTGTATCAAAATCTTCATCTTCAAAATCTAAATTTACTTTCCATTTGGAACCATTCATACTCAAAGCAATTTCCCCACGCAGATCAATATTACTGGTTATATTTGTAGTACCTGTAAGCCCGAGATGAAAAAGGGTTCTGTTATTGATAGTAAAACCTGCATCATCAAGGTCTTCAATATCATCTCCGCTAAAATTAGCAATGTTTAAACCTCCGATTATACCTGGTTGGATTTCTGGTAAAGTTTGGGACTGAAGCCCTATTGCCAAAAGCAATAAAAGCATTATTAACAAGAAAGTATTGGTTTTCATAATTCTTCCCCTTTTGTATTAGAAATTTATGCTTCTGTTTATTCTTTTAACCTTTGTATTTTTATTAGTTTTACTGTCAATCTTTTTTCTGCTCCTTATAGGATATAAGATTAGTAACTTACCATAAAAAAAGAAAAACCTTGACATTATTTTAGAGAAATACATATTTGCATTTGTCTTTATTTAAGCTGAAGAAAAAATAAATAACTATGGAGGTTCAAATGAATGAAGAATTAAAAGAACAAGTGCAGGATCAAGTTTCGGAAGAAAGTTCTGAGACCGAAGAACAAGCTCCTGCAGTTTTAGGGGATACGCGTAAAAAGAAATCAGTTTTAATCCCTGTTCTAATCATTTTATTTATCATTCTTGTGATTATTGCCGGTTACTTTTATGCAACATATTCTCCCCAAATTCGTCATATCAGTAAAAATGCTTTGGCAGTAGCAAAGGTTGATATTCCCAAGCTCATTAAAAAGTCCGGAGCAATGAAAAAGGGTGAAATTGACGAGGAAATAATTTCAGCCCTTGAAGATTATAATTTGGAAGCATTAGTTAAAGACCCGCGTAGCACGGGACTAATAACTGCTAAGCCATCATACCTTTTTGGTGAGTTTGATACGAAAGAAAACATTCCCTATATTTTTTTGGTTATGCCTATTGCTAATGCAGAAAAGGTGTATTCCTTTGCTAAAAATATAGCTCTACCCAATGGAAAGGAACTTCCCGTTAGTAAAAAATCCGGTATCTACGAAATGGAAATAAATGGTATTTCCTGTATGTGGGCAGGCAAATCTATGGTTATGGGAATGACCGATCCTGATAAGGATAACGACCTTAGTAAGAAAGTGAAAAATTACTTAACTCAGGATAAATCTGCCTGCATTACTGCCAATAAGGATTTTCCCAGCAGAGGCCTGAGAGGTCATGATATAACCCTTTGGGCTAATTTGGATGGAATGGCTCATATTGCTCAAAAGGGGTTAAAAGATGCTCAAGGAAATGTAAATAGGTTAATTTCCCAGCGCAAGAGACGCGACGAATTAATAGATTATTATTATGAAAATAACTTATATCATTTTTACAGATACTGGGAGTTTATGGATCAAATTAGAGTGGATAACCCGGAAAATGTTTTTGAAAGTGTTCTTTTAGCATTAGTTTATGATGGCAAGATTCCAATGGATGCAGTAATTGATTTGCCTACTAATTTGTATAAAACCTATTTCTCTTTCTCCGCCGATTTTGATAAGGGAAAATTGGTTTCTTCGGTAAAATTTGAGACGACCCCAGAAAGGCAAAAGAAACTGGAAAGCGTTATTACCGATGCTGTCAATGTGAAAGACCTTTATCCTTATGTTCCTACCGAAGGATTGATTATGCTGAGCTCCGTAAAAACCAATTATCCGAAACTTTATGCACTTTCGGAAAAGAGAATTGACAAGCTGACGAAAAGTATTACTGATCCTGAAATTAGTAAGTTTATGAAACATTTGAATAAGCTGGCAGATGGTTCAGGCATAATAGCTATAAATATTTTGGACGAAAAGGAAGATCCCTTTATTACTCTTGTTGCTTCAGTAAAGAACAATAAGGGAGTGCAGGATTTGCTGAAGGATATGGGACGTGAAGGTATGCTTAGCAAAGATGGTAAATATTACTATTTGGATGATTTAATCTTCTTTTTTGAAGATAATGTGATGATTTGCACTACCAATAATAATAACTATAAAAAGAGTAACCGCGGTTTGGAAGGAACTCTTGCCAGAGAAATGAATAAAAATCCGTTAAATATGACGATGGATTGCGCGGTGTTAAAAGATTTAAAGCATGTATTCTCCGATGAAGAAGAAGACGCTTTGGAAATGTTTGCGAAATTGAATGCGAATGTTAAAACCAAAAGCGGAACTCCTAACGAACTGAAAGTGGAACTTACATTCAGTGATAAAAAGCATAACTGCTTGAAACAGGTTAAGGATTATCTAAGCGATATTGACAATTTCTGGGATGAAATAACGAAAGAAATAATGTATAGCGTAAGTTATCGGGCTGAGAGAGATGACACATATCCCGAACCTGACTACGAAATACCGCGAGAAGTTATTGAAGAAACTGGACCTATAGCTGATTTTGATACGCTTTATTAACAATAATATATGGAATTGTGATGATAAATATTGCTTTGCCTTAGAAATTAAAGGTTTCTTAAAGAAAATTACGCTGTATATTTAAAACCGCAAAGCATTTTTACAGATATAATAATAGAGGTGGCAAGGAAAAATTTGCCGCCTCTAT
Protein-coding regions in this window:
- a CDS encoding DUF4836 family protein, which encodes MNEELKEQVQDQVSEESSETEEQAPAVLGDTRKKKSVLIPVLIILFIILVIIAGYFYATYSPQIRHISKNALAVAKVDIPKLIKKSGAMKKGEIDEEIISALEDYNLEALVKDPRSTGLITAKPSYLFGEFDTKENIPYIFLVMPIANAEKVYSFAKNIALPNGKELPVSKKSGIYEMEINGISCMWAGKSMVMGMTDPDKDNDLSKKVKNYLTQDKSACITANKDFPSRGLRGHDITLWANLDGMAHIAQKGLKDAQGNVNRLISQRKRRDELIDYYYENNLYHFYRYWEFMDQIRVDNPENVFESVLLALVYDGKIPMDAVIDLPTNLYKTYFSFSADFDKGKLVSSVKFETTPERQKKLESVITDAVNVKDLYPYVPTEGLIMLSSVKTNYPKLYALSEKRIDKLTKSITDPEISKFMKHLNKLADGSGIIAINILDEKEDPFITLVASVKNNKGVQDLLKDMGREGMLSKDGKYYYLDDLIFFFEDNVMICTTNNNNYKKSNRGLEGTLAREMNKNPLNMTMDCAVLKDLKHVFSDEEEDALEMFAKLNANVKTKSGTPNELKVELTFSDKKHNCLKQVKDYLSDIDNFWDEITKEIMYSVSYRAERDDTYPEPDYEIPREVIEETGPIADFDTLY
- a CDS encoding outer membrane beta-barrel protein, which encodes MKTNTFLLIMLLLLLAIGLQSQTLPEIQPGIIGGLNIANFSGDDIEDLDDAGFTINNRTLFHLGLTGTTNITSNIDLRGEIALSMNGSKWKVNLDFEDEDFDTVPFTITHNIYMIQVPVSLILNVPLPNSAVKPYLGAGFSASIPVSSGWEIRALGEEEEGDYTDEEFAELSSFVIGYQFNLGLDFNKILCEFRYERGLTPVFDNSYIDETFYSNFKFLVGFRF
- the sppA gene encoding signal peptide peptidase SppA — encoded protein: MKSNKTVLWGCLIFVIALLAAFILGFIFTFGSHGAKSAKIPSNAWLYVNPSALIPDYNELEELRFVNVSSPSVQEICAKIKLAAKDERIKGILLQPQMIMTNYPALEEMSLAIGTFQKSGKPVLAFGENFTQGDYLLASCADKIYMEPSASAGLALQGVSANMLFYKEMLDKLGIKMHILQSGEYKGAGEPFSQTELSKGTRENIDAALYDIYNHLLSLVAQNRKLETTQVKDIFEKRDDFFLSAEKAKELKLIDYAMSRDEMLKSLGLEEDNFMKIANYSPTAKKKGDKIAVVYLNGNIAPVSGSNFGSQGIISEAKVKKIIKQIHQHKDIKAVVLRINSPGGSALESELIYQQLLKLKREYPLVVSMGGTAASGGYYISCAGDYLIADPGTLTGSIGVIGLIPEMAGLGKKIGVRSQTLKYGKFAGALSPLEHYDPALIESLKRSSTATYNEFKQRVMTARKISPENIEAVAEGRIFSAEDALTHKLIDEIGTLDKAIAKAAGLAKVTSYSSVNFPKKESYWEALRESDLLNLKERLQNNNDPATQLEKYLKQISATGEWLYLMPYTLE
- a CDS encoding Rne/Rng family ribonuclease, giving the protein MKKDSYNTEIIVNVHPLEKRVAVLEDSRLVELFVERREQQNIVGNIYKGIVKDVLPGMGAAFIEIGLERTAFLHYSDIVMDFLDIYENALPRTKVNPEDSSQIDKLLKPGQEIVVQVHKGPIGSKGARLTGQISIPGKYLVLFPNKDKIAVSRKIYSQAERSRIRNLLSGIKDPGYGLIVRTEAEGCEEDDFQTEYKALIKTWHLIEKQIKYAKAPVCVFEENALENYLIRDLFGENVDRLVIDDKNFAKRIISQLTDISPELINNIEIYREDSPIFDAWGIEKKIETVLHSRIYLPSGGNIKIEQTEALVAIDVNTGSFTGKTNYDETVRKTNLEAAAEIARQIRLRDLSGVIIIDFIDMVEEKYKNEVLEMLKKGLRRDRAKNKVYSFTELGLVEVTRKRMRNTLISNFSDPCPFCNGSGRILSKDSVIMRIYRWLNRSDYFIKDKNLRIVVNPDLLNHIKQHNEDFTAYKEQIEFTSDPSIRIDQFKVYLLPGLEDITSKFS
- the feoB gene encoding ferrous iron transport protein B, whose product is MRNRPVIALAGNPNVGKTCLFNALTGSHQTVGNWPGVTVEHKSGRCNYKGKIYEVVDLPGIYSLAGGSPDELVARNYILTEKPDIIINIVDASNLERNLYLTVQLMELGAPLIMCLSMIDIAEHNGIYIDTEHLSSHLGFAVFPLVLNKRIEVSPILDKVEEYLVQPPVPATIHYDEVVEKHLQNIWQIVLKSGLGEPETKIPQRKFSESASIAYDILIKSRWQALKLIEGDAELTSRLSDEDRALVEKEISAIAKHRGQEPTFVIADDRYGYIRGLIKDVVKRKRKSRLTFSDMVDKVVLNSVVGLPVFFIVMYLVFLVAVKLSQPCIKFIEFILSWLFIEQLGNLLSSLSFPQWLNYLLSEAIGGGIVTIGSFIPPIFFIYISLSILEDSGYMARAAFIADKFMRKIGLPGKAFIPLLVGFGCTVPAIMATRTLENPRDRVFASILTPFVSCGAKLPVYTFLVMLFFPLYADLVIFGLYLFGIIMGVLTGLLLKKTIFLSAPGDFVMELPAYHIPTINGIFMHTWHRLKSFLLRAGKTILLVIVLINILQGIQIPTGRDSEKTSILELGGKLITPVLQPMGIKSDNWQSSVALISGLFAKEAIVGTLQGLYQNSEGEISGDQLANNIKSSFGSNASILAYLVFILLYSPCAASLTMLFKEHGFKWMLFAFVYLTLLAWMVATLIYQILAFNVLSIFWFVVIGAIFTFIYITLRKIGSKYAFQTE
- a CDS encoding Fur family transcriptional regulator gives rise to the protein MEEYAVIFNQYLINKGLKLTKPRRCILETVFNMHTHFNVEELYDKIRAKTNAISLATVYRTIPLLLDAGLVQHALRSEGRERYEHIFGHPKHIHWLCRNCGALMETDLNTLYPVLERQAQDLKFKPEEIELNIKGLCWKCNPIENETQSDEK
- a CDS encoding FeoA family protein, whose protein sequence is MLSRRNRVRIRGWSRKFSGRKRHGVCKAGQCLPLDQLPEGCNAVVIHNNNLKIIERGLYIGAQISMFRNDDDEPNVVVAVGDARYVLDRRIAKTIKVKIV